The Prochlorococcus marinus str. MIT 1214 sequence TACAAAATTAAGTACAAATAAGGAAGCAAAAGTCAAAGATACTTTAATAAAGATAATAAATATCGTCCCAAGTAGTGGGTTATTGTTAAAGCATGACCCTGGAGTACCTTTTGTATATACCAGTTTTGCGATAATACTTATTGGAGGTTCACTTAGTATTATTTCCACTAAGAAAATCTGGGTCTTACATGAAAAGGAAAAGTCTATGATTTATATAGGTGGATTAAGCAACAGAAATCTCTCTGGTCTTTCAAAAGAATTGCCAAAATTTATTCGTTTCTTAGAGAATTAGCTCTAAATTACTTCTTTTCCCATGACAGACTCTAATGATTGTATGAACATTACCCCTAGGATTAAAATCAGCTTCTAATTGCATCCACTTAGGATCAGAAACTTCAACAAAGTCATCGACTATTTTATTAGTGACTTCTTCATGCGATATTTTCTTCTCTCTATAGCTATTTAAGTAAAGTTTAATTGCTTTTAATTCTATAACCTTCATATTTGGTTGATATTTAATTCTCAAAGTTGCGAAATCGGGATATCCCGAGAAAGGACACTTACACGTGAATTCAGGGAAATCTATTGAAATTTCATAATCTCTATTACTATTTGGATTTGGGAAACAAATTAAGCTCCCAGCCTCTATTTCCCTCTCGCCATACATAATTTCTTCTTTAATGTCTTTTTCTTGTCTAATCACTTTTTAGTGGCATTTAAAACTCACAGTACATAAAAGCTTGATTAAAAATTCAAACTTTAACTAAATTCTTTTAATCAAAAAGTAGGAAAATGATGCCAAAAGGCTGATTTGTATCATCGAGTACAAAACTAATCCCCGCTATCCCCCTTAATGGATACAAATAAAGGTTTTACATGGACATAA is a genomic window containing:
- the queF gene encoding preQ(1) synthase; the encoded protein is MYGEREIEAGSLICFPNPNSNRDYEISIDFPEFTCKCPFSGYPDFATLRIKYQPNMKVIELKAIKLYLNSYREKKISHEEVTNKIVDDFVEVSDPKWMQLEADFNPRGNVHTIIRVCHGKRSNLELIL